Proteins encoded by one window of Geobacter sp. DSM 9736:
- a CDS encoding ferritin codes for MLNKTMTEALNRQLNEELYSAYLYLSMSSYAGSIGLKGAANWFMVQYQEEMAHFMKFYTYINNQGEHVVLLPLAAPPSEFDSLLDMFEKTLKHEQHITSCINDLVDLALREKDHATSIFLQWFVTEQIEEEENDRDLIAKLKLIGDNGQGLLMLDNEMGTRVFVPPAQTGA; via the coding sequence ATGCTCAACAAGACGATGACGGAGGCGCTCAACAGGCAGCTTAACGAGGAGCTTTATTCGGCGTACCTCTACCTCTCCATGTCATCCTACGCAGGGTCCATCGGCCTCAAGGGGGCGGCCAACTGGTTCATGGTACAGTACCAGGAGGAGATGGCGCATTTCATGAAGTTCTACACCTACATCAACAACCAGGGGGAGCATGTGGTGCTTCTGCCGCTGGCCGCGCCTCCCTCCGAGTTCGATTCGCTCCTCGACATGTTCGAGAAGACCCTGAAGCACGAGCAGCACATAACGTCATGCATCAACGATCTTGTGGACCTGGCGCTTCGTGAGAAGGACCACGCGACCAGCATTTTCCTGCAGTGGTTCGTGACAGAGCAGATCGAGGAGGAGGAGAACGACCGGGACCTTATCGCCAAGCTGAAGCTCATCGGGGACAACGGGCAGGGGTTACTGATGCTCGATAACGAGATGGGGACGCGGGTCTTCGTGCCGCCGGCTCAGACGGGGGCGTGA
- a CDS encoding peptidylprolyl isomerase — MNAMLKTVTFAFAAVMASMASPSLTKADEKPPVKLEAAAPKQSPDAVVAKVNGVAITRGEIDRAVKIFLAQNRSPQQPTPEQVEQLEEGALEQMIAAEVLYQAGVKQAPKDVEKLADEKVAQGKARFPSQEEFEKALNANSLTEKELKELTRKDIIINNLVEKEVASRITVPDSEAEKFYKENIDKFKRPESIKASHILVGVDSKASAEDKKKAREKADGLLKKIKEGGDFAVLAKENSTCPSSAQGGDLGYFGKGQMVPPFEKAAFSLKPGEVSDVVETQFGYHIIKLTEKKEAETAKFSDEKDKIKEYLKNQKMQQAVAEYITELKGKAKVERMEAAAK; from the coding sequence ATGAACGCAATGCTGAAAACCGTCACATTTGCATTCGCAGCCGTAATGGCTTCAATGGCGAGTCCTTCACTCACGAAGGCCGATGAGAAACCGCCGGTAAAGCTGGAGGCGGCAGCCCCGAAGCAATCGCCGGACGCGGTGGTGGCAAAGGTGAACGGCGTAGCCATAACGCGTGGAGAGATCGACCGCGCCGTGAAGATTTTCCTCGCCCAGAACCGGTCCCCCCAGCAGCCGACGCCGGAGCAGGTGGAGCAGCTGGAGGAAGGAGCGCTGGAGCAGATGATCGCCGCCGAAGTCCTCTATCAGGCAGGGGTCAAGCAGGCGCCCAAGGACGTGGAAAAGCTTGCCGACGAAAAGGTCGCCCAGGGCAAGGCACGGTTCCCGAGCCAGGAGGAGTTCGAAAAGGCACTGAACGCCAACAGCCTCACCGAAAAAGAGCTGAAGGAGCTGACCCGCAAGGACATCATCATCAATAACCTTGTGGAAAAGGAAGTCGCCTCCAGGATCACGGTCCCGGACAGCGAGGCGGAGAAGTTCTACAAGGAAAACATCGACAAGTTCAAGCGCCCGGAAAGCATCAAGGCGAGCCACATCCTGGTAGGGGTGGACTCGAAGGCAAGCGCTGAAGATAAGAAGAAAGCACGGGAGAAGGCAGACGGGCTCCTCAAAAAGATCAAGGAAGGGGGAGATTTCGCAGTCCTTGCCAAGGAAAACTCCACCTGCCCCAGCAGCGCCCAGGGTGGAGACCTCGGCTACTTCGGCAAGGGTCAGATGGTGCCCCCCTTCGAAAAAGCAGCATTTTCACTCAAGCCAGGCGAGGTGAGCGACGTTGTCGAAACTCAGTTCGGCTACCACATCATCAAGCTGACGGAGAAGAAGGAAGCCGAGACGGCGAAATTCTCCGACGAGAAGGACAAGATCAAGGAATACCTGAAAAACCAGAAAATGCAGCAGGCGGTAGCCGAATATATTACCGAGCTGAAAGGGAAGGCGAAAGTGGAGCGGATGGAAGCGGCCGCGAAGTAG
- a CDS encoding nodulation protein NfeD: MRLTLLSVMLLLLLPDAVVAAPVRVGVVAVEGAIGPVAEQYLRRNIQQAGTRGEQFLVVEMDSPGGLDTAMRGMVKTILASPVPVVVHVVPEGARAASAGAVIALAADIFAMAPGTNVGAAHPVAIGEKPDKVMSRKMVNDAAAYVEGIAARRGRDMQLARRMVVESLSLPAERAMEGGVADMIATDRSDLLRKLDGRAVTRGTGSIILRTADVEPVVHRMNTGERILQAISDPDVAYILMMVGLLGLFFELSTPGVILPGVVGAISLLLAFFAFQTLPVNYVGILLIFVALVLFVLEVKVVSYGMLTLGGIVVMALGSLFLFESPDPWLRVSRSLIAITVAAAAAFSVFAVSRAVRAHRHPPSTGREGLVGEPGIADTDIAAEGKVVVHGEYWNAWSEERIARGDRIVVVDLEGLRLKVKKG; the protein is encoded by the coding sequence ATGCGTCTAACTCTTCTGTCGGTCATGCTGCTGTTGCTCCTCCCCGATGCGGTCGTTGCGGCCCCTGTCAGGGTGGGTGTTGTTGCCGTCGAAGGCGCCATCGGGCCTGTAGCCGAGCAGTATCTGCGGCGCAACATCCAGCAGGCCGGGACTCGTGGTGAGCAGTTCCTTGTCGTGGAGATGGATTCTCCTGGCGGGCTGGACACCGCCATGCGCGGCATGGTCAAGACCATCCTGGCCAGTCCGGTTCCCGTCGTTGTCCACGTGGTTCCGGAGGGGGCGCGGGCGGCATCCGCCGGCGCCGTCATAGCGCTGGCTGCCGATATTTTCGCCATGGCTCCCGGGACCAATGTTGGTGCTGCACATCCCGTAGCCATCGGAGAGAAACCGGACAAGGTGATGAGCCGGAAGATGGTCAACGACGCTGCCGCCTATGTGGAAGGGATAGCTGCGCGGCGGGGCAGGGATATGCAGCTGGCCAGGCGGATGGTAGTGGAGAGCCTTTCGCTGCCCGCGGAACGGGCGATGGAGGGGGGAGTGGCGGATATGATCGCTACCGACCGCAGCGATCTCCTCCGTAAACTCGATGGCCGTGCAGTAACCCGCGGGACCGGCAGCATCATCCTGCGCACCGCCGATGTGGAGCCGGTCGTCCATCGGATGAACACCGGAGAGAGGATACTTCAGGCGATAAGCGACCCGGACGTCGCCTACATCCTCATGATGGTGGGGCTTCTAGGGCTTTTCTTCGAACTTTCGACCCCCGGAGTCATCCTGCCCGGTGTTGTCGGGGCCATCTCACTTCTCCTCGCATTCTTCGCATTTCAGACGCTCCCGGTAAACTACGTGGGAATTCTTCTCATCTTCGTGGCGCTAGTTCTTTTCGTGCTGGAAGTAAAGGTCGTTTCGTACGGTATGCTTACCCTGGGGGGGATAGTCGTCATGGCGCTTGGCTCCCTGTTCCTTTTCGAGTCTCCGGACCCGTGGCTGCGGGTTTCGCGAAGCCTTATCGCCATCACTGTCGCAGCAGCCGCGGCCTTTTCCGTCTTCGCCGTTAGCCGGGCTGTAAGGGCCCATCGGCACCCCCCGTCTACCGGGCGCGAAGGGCTTGTCGGGGAACCCGGGATTGCGGACACCGATATCGCGGCCGAGGGGAAGGTCGTCGTCCACGGGGAGTACTGGAACGCCTGGAGCGAAGAGCGGATCGCCCGGGGTGACCGGATCGTAGTGGTCGACCTGGAGGGCCTGCGTCTGAAAGTAAAGAAAGGCTAG
- a CDS encoding phosphotransferase: MLMEMHAHTSEHSPCSAVSAVELVSQVFFKGLQGIVLTDHHHLWLPEDIQALRHAARVPNHFLILSGQEVSTSDYGDVLVYGATRTLLRHTPVSEIRREFPEAALVWAHPYRDGRIPSDEKLRNADIHAVEIFNSNHTVRGNSRGLQDWHRLRFTAIAGTDTHGKSYAGTYPTIFDHPVTTIDELAGEIRHARCRPFLKEIPKAGATAQVLEVTIGTKGGVDTRERIIIKSLPNEEKWKSAARGYAVMEAVSAHGFGDGLFRVPRPVDSDSAAHLLIEEGLRGKSLHDKLVSATPVDGREYLRLSARWLARLHNSRLVITDPDEFLPKEAMRFERYLQHFTATRNPRSRKFREIMEAVQEEEKRVASHERAGFVQGHGDYHPKNIFICHDSADDTRGTSYVAAIDFGSSLVLPPAFDVGCFLAQFRNQFFVQPEVLRNYPEGIFVEAYLREAGNAGAGFLRQVELFKARANLQIASYLVNVGLGESEDLWRVLVEAEQAINIYNAG, encoded by the coding sequence ATGCTGATGGAGATGCACGCACATACCTCGGAACATTCGCCATGCAGCGCAGTTTCGGCTGTGGAGCTGGTGAGCCAGGTCTTCTTCAAAGGGCTGCAGGGGATCGTGCTCACCGACCATCACCATCTCTGGCTTCCCGAGGACATCCAGGCGCTTCGGCACGCGGCACGGGTGCCGAACCATTTCCTCATCCTGAGCGGACAGGAGGTCTCCACCTCCGATTACGGCGACGTACTGGTTTACGGGGCAACAAGGACACTGCTGCGGCACACCCCCGTGAGCGAGATCCGGCGCGAGTTCCCGGAGGCCGCCCTCGTCTGGGCCCATCCCTACCGGGACGGCCGCATCCCCTCCGATGAGAAGCTGCGGAACGCCGATATTCACGCTGTCGAGATCTTCAATTCGAACCACACCGTCCGGGGGAACAGCCGGGGGCTTCAGGACTGGCACCGTCTCCGATTCACCGCGATAGCCGGCACCGATACCCACGGAAAGAGCTACGCCGGCACCTATCCCACCATCTTCGACCATCCCGTAACCACCATCGATGAGCTTGCGGGAGAGATACGGCACGCCCGCTGCCGCCCCTTTCTCAAGGAGATACCGAAAGCGGGAGCGACGGCGCAGGTGCTGGAAGTGACCATCGGGACCAAGGGGGGAGTGGATACCAGGGAAAGGATCATCATCAAGAGCCTTCCAAACGAGGAGAAATGGAAGTCTGCCGCGCGCGGGTATGCCGTCATGGAGGCGGTCTCGGCCCATGGTTTCGGCGACGGGCTTTTCAGGGTACCGCGCCCCGTGGATTCCGATTCGGCGGCGCATCTACTGATAGAGGAGGGGCTTCGGGGAAAGTCTCTCCATGACAAGCTGGTCTCGGCGACACCCGTAGACGGCCGCGAGTACCTGAGGCTCTCTGCCCGATGGCTTGCCCGGCTGCACAACTCGCGCCTGGTCATTACCGATCCCGACGAGTTCCTTCCGAAAGAGGCAATGCGCTTCGAGCGCTACCTCCAGCACTTCACCGCGACCCGTAACCCCCGCAGCCGCAAATTTCGGGAGATCATGGAGGCTGTCCAGGAGGAGGAGAAACGGGTGGCTTCACACGAGCGAGCGGGCTTTGTCCAGGGGCATGGGGACTATCATCCGAAGAACATCTTCATCTGTCACGACTCTGCCGATGATACCCGTGGGACGAGCTATGTCGCCGCCATCGATTTCGGCAGCTCCCTCGTGCTTCCCCCAGCATTCGACGTGGGATGCTTCCTTGCCCAGTTCCGGAACCAGTTTTTCGTACAACCGGAGGTGTTGCGGAACTACCCGGAGGGAATATTCGTCGAGGCATACCTGCGGGAGGCGGGTAATGCCGGAGCGGGTTTCCTGCGGCAGGTGGAGCTGTTCAAGGCCCGGGCCAACCTCCAGATCGCGTCGTACCTGGTAAATGTCGGGCTGGGGGAGAGCGAGGACCTCTGGAGGGTGCTCGTGGAGGCGGAGCAGGCGATCAATATCTATAATGCAGGGTGA
- a CDS encoding MMPL family transporter produces MIINAYNKILSAAQSSVQRHLEWIFRVTTGRPVIVFASCCLLFLLSCISIARTHFESDIFKMFPQTGPLSLLTDTLKWTGSAGNAYFLLEGEKEEVIAEAERFAAKLRAASIEGLPAFSKVKYRVFDPAEASSFADFIAYAVTRPQLFLDRSDLPRLNESLSATAMKSSLEKAKTELSMPGAFTDIIAADPLYLRDLILPRLKSASQALDLDTSSPYFLSRDGKVLIIIAEPSRPVTDIGFARKVVGVINEARKDATVSISCAGAHISAVTDEAVLKENIIAGVISSLIIVLVLFYASYRRFLPTLLIPLILLFGVVLAVGTGGLFYPSISIISFAFTSLIIGLGTDYSIHLYDRFHFERSNGRSSEEALRFATVDTGYALFTAALTTALPFLALSVSDLRILAELGLLVGLGVIYSLYATYFFLPPLLLFMEKKFPLKEYKKLPGFGLALLWRTGQRRYRLTILLSLTAVLCLLLSARNISFESELKNLQPEASEAFQAQEKVEKHLSVSPKQLIVAVEGADFERVMAHGSRVEELARGARSRGEILSFSSLGQVLNEEQAQRKVIEGVMESVGRRDLGTRLTTAFSQEGFALEPFEEYISRIAGLPQAAPIPIREGVERLARSPFHGIVERHLIQDSGGYHLLTYLNYRGAEFRQNSFLQKLQEEVPGARATSVDLVSTQLVQSVKASFRWAIAIGGIMLLFLLVSHFTTPVGIFYSLFPIASGGIAMLGIMALCDMRLNFMNVMVLVTVLGMGSDYGLHVAHRVRNCQEDDCIERFVQSGRAVFLSALTTIAAFGSLAFTEYGALASIGWATNFGIAATTLFTLFSLPAFMRLWMDKKAGVRLR; encoded by the coding sequence ATGATCATCAACGCCTATAATAAAATTCTTTCAGCGGCACAATCTTCGGTCCAGCGTCACCTTGAATGGATTTTCAGGGTCACCACCGGAAGACCCGTCATCGTCTTCGCATCCTGCTGTCTCCTTTTTCTCCTTTCCTGCATTTCCATCGCTCGAACACATTTCGAGTCGGACATCTTCAAGATGTTCCCCCAGACAGGGCCGTTATCCCTTCTGACAGACACCCTGAAGTGGACGGGGAGCGCCGGGAACGCTTACTTCCTGCTGGAAGGTGAAAAAGAGGAGGTAATAGCGGAGGCGGAGAGGTTTGCCGCAAAACTCCGTGCTGCCTCCATAGAGGGCTTGCCCGCCTTCAGCAAGGTGAAGTACCGGGTCTTCGATCCTGCGGAAGCATCATCCTTCGCGGATTTCATTGCTTATGCAGTCACGCGGCCGCAGCTTTTTCTCGACCGGTCCGACCTGCCGCGGCTCAACGAATCCCTATCGGCCACAGCGATGAAATCGTCCCTTGAGAAGGCAAAGACGGAACTGTCGATGCCGGGGGCCTTCACCGATATCATAGCAGCGGACCCGCTATACCTGCGCGACCTGATCCTGCCGCGGCTGAAGAGTGCATCCCAGGCACTGGATCTGGATACATCCTCCCCCTACTTTCTTTCTCGCGACGGAAAAGTTCTCATTATCATAGCGGAGCCTAGCAGACCGGTAACCGACATCGGATTCGCCCGAAAAGTCGTGGGGGTCATCAACGAGGCACGCAAGGATGCGACGGTCAGTATCTCGTGCGCCGGAGCTCATATCAGCGCCGTAACCGACGAGGCCGTACTGAAGGAGAACATCATCGCAGGAGTCATCTCCTCGCTGATCATTGTGCTGGTCCTCTTCTACGCCTCGTATCGAAGGTTTCTCCCAACTCTGCTGATTCCGTTGATACTCCTGTTCGGCGTCGTTCTGGCAGTAGGTACAGGTGGACTCTTCTATCCCTCCATCAGCATCATCTCCTTTGCCTTCACCTCCCTTATCATCGGCCTCGGCACGGACTACTCGATCCATCTCTATGACAGGTTCCATTTCGAAAGAAGCAACGGGAGATCGTCGGAGGAGGCTCTAAGGTTTGCCACCGTCGATACCGGGTACGCCCTCTTCACCGCGGCGTTGACGACAGCCCTTCCCTTTCTGGCTCTCTCCGTCTCCGACCTCCGCATCCTTGCTGAACTGGGGCTGCTGGTCGGACTCGGCGTCATCTACTCGCTCTATGCGACCTACTTCTTCCTGCCGCCGCTCCTGCTGTTCATGGAGAAGAAATTCCCGCTGAAGGAGTACAAAAAACTTCCCGGTTTCGGCCTTGCTCTCCTCTGGAGAACGGGTCAGCGCCGTTATCGGCTGACGATCCTCCTCTCGCTGACGGCAGTGCTTTGCCTCCTCCTGTCGGCAAGAAACATTTCATTCGAATCCGAGCTGAAAAACCTGCAACCGGAAGCTTCCGAAGCCTTCCAGGCGCAGGAAAAGGTAGAGAAACACCTGAGCGTGAGCCCGAAGCAGCTGATAGTCGCCGTCGAGGGGGCCGATTTCGAGAGGGTCATGGCTCATGGAAGCAGGGTGGAGGAACTGGCAAGAGGGGCCAGATCCCGAGGAGAAATACTTTCCTTCTCATCACTGGGGCAGGTACTCAACGAGGAGCAGGCCCAGCGGAAGGTGATCGAGGGAGTGATGGAGTCGGTGGGACGGAGGGATCTCGGCACGAGACTGACGACTGCATTCTCGCAGGAGGGGTTTGCCCTCGAGCCCTTTGAGGAATACATCTCTCGTATCGCAGGACTTCCACAGGCAGCCCCGATACCGATACGTGAAGGTGTCGAGCGCCTTGCCCGTTCTCCTTTCCACGGAATCGTCGAAAGACACCTGATCCAGGACAGCGGGGGGTATCATCTCCTCACCTACCTCAACTACCGGGGTGCGGAATTCCGGCAGAACTCCTTCCTTCAGAAGTTACAGGAGGAAGTTCCCGGTGCAAGGGCCACAAGCGTTGACCTGGTAAGCACGCAGCTCGTCCAGTCGGTGAAAGCCAGCTTCAGGTGGGCCATCGCAATTGGCGGCATCATGCTTCTGTTTCTGCTGGTCTCCCACTTCACTACCCCCGTGGGGATCTTCTACTCCCTTTTCCCCATCGCCTCGGGGGGAATAGCCATGCTGGGGATAATGGCGTTGTGCGACATGCGCCTCAACTTCATGAACGTAATGGTGCTCGTCACTGTCCTGGGTATGGGTAGCGACTATGGCCTCCACGTGGCGCATCGCGTGAGGAACTGCCAGGAGGATGACTGCATCGAGAGATTCGTGCAGTCGGGAAGGGCTGTATTTCTATCGGCGCTAACCACTATCGCAGCGTTCGGATCGCTGGCTTTTACGGAGTATGGCGCCCTGGCGTCCATCGGATGGGCGACGAATTTCGGAATAGCAGCCACAACCCTTTTCACATTGTTCAGCTTGCCTGCCTTCATGAGGTTGTGGATGGACAAAAAGGCCGGGGTCAGACTTCGATGA
- a CDS encoding slipin family protein, translating to MIDIFSYVPLLFVLVLVVMFAASAIRVLPEYERGVLFRLGRLAGVRGPGLFFIIPGIDRLVRVSLRTVAMDVPPQDVITRDNVTVKVSAVIYFRVMAAEKAIVDVENYLYATSQLSQTTLRSVLGQVELDELLANREKINKELQEILDRHTEPWGVKVANVEVKNIDLPQEMLRAIAKQAEAERERRAKVIHAEGELQASEKLAQAATVLAAQPASLQLRFLQTLTEIAAEKNSTTIFPVPIDLLKMFLEKGEK from the coding sequence GTGATCGACATATTCAGCTATGTCCCCCTTCTCTTCGTCCTCGTCCTGGTCGTAATGTTCGCAGCCAGCGCGATAAGAGTGCTGCCGGAGTACGAACGGGGGGTGCTCTTCAGGCTGGGGCGGCTCGCCGGGGTGAGAGGTCCCGGACTCTTCTTCATCATCCCGGGCATCGACCGGCTCGTGCGCGTATCGCTACGTACCGTCGCCATGGATGTGCCCCCCCAGGATGTAATCACCCGCGATAACGTAACGGTGAAGGTTTCCGCTGTCATCTACTTCCGGGTAATGGCCGCCGAAAAAGCCATCGTGGATGTTGAGAACTACCTCTACGCCACGAGCCAGCTCTCCCAGACCACCCTGCGCAGCGTACTCGGGCAGGTGGAACTGGACGAGCTTCTCGCCAACCGGGAGAAGATCAACAAGGAGCTGCAGGAGATCCTCGACCGGCACACCGAGCCGTGGGGAGTCAAGGTCGCGAATGTGGAAGTGAAGAACATCGACCTCCCCCAGGAGATGCTGAGGGCCATCGCGAAGCAGGCCGAAGCGGAGCGGGAGCGCCGTGCCAAGGTGATCCACGCGGAAGGGGAGCTTCAGGCCTCAGAGAAACTCGCCCAGGCTGCCACCGTGCTTGCCGCACAGCCGGCTTCGCTGCAGCTGCGTTTTCTGCAGACGCTGACGGAGATTGCGGCCGAGAAGAACTCCACCACCATCTTCCCCGTCCCGATCGACCTGCTGAAGATGTTCCTCGAAAAGGGCGAGAAATAG
- a CDS encoding sigma-54 dependent transcriptional regulator produces the protein MKDRIKILLVDDEDPSREALLLLLKGMKYVVKGAASGTEALRYLNTEQFEIVITDLFLPDINGIDILKKVKESSPATEVILITGHASAETAVSAMKEGAFDYITKPLNIEELRHIIAKAVEKNRLLTENVYLKKQLQDKYEFANIIGSSLSMQKVFNRMKRIISTDSTVLISGESGTGKEVVAKAIHFNGERRAKPFIAVHCGAIPENLLESELFGYVKGAFTGATRDKLGKFEAANHGTIFLDEIGTMPMLLQTKLLRVLQEQEVERVGSTRPMKIDVRVISATNQNLAEEVKRGNFREDLFYRLNVIPVNLPPLRERIEDILPLARHFLAKYCKEMKRPLMNMSKEVVEALDSYEWPGNVRELENVMERLVALTEGNMVHLEDLPSAITRSLGKKDDLSTKVTAKGVDLMKTLNEIERKMIEEALALSKGVKARAAALLNLNRTTLVEKMRRLGMPL, from the coding sequence ATGAAAGATCGTATCAAAATATTGCTTGTCGACGACGAGGATCCGAGCCGCGAAGCGCTCCTGCTGCTGCTGAAGGGGATGAAATATGTGGTGAAGGGGGCCGCTTCGGGTACCGAAGCCCTCAGGTACCTGAACACGGAGCAGTTCGAGATCGTCATCACCGACCTCTTCCTCCCCGACATCAACGGCATCGATATCCTCAAGAAGGTAAAGGAATCCTCCCCCGCCACCGAGGTCATCCTCATCACCGGCCACGCCTCGGCTGAAACCGCAGTGAGCGCCATGAAGGAAGGCGCCTTCGACTACATCACCAAGCCCCTCAACATCGAAGAGCTCCGCCACATCATCGCCAAGGCGGTTGAAAAGAACCGTCTCCTTACCGAAAACGTCTACCTGAAGAAGCAGTTGCAGGACAAGTACGAGTTCGCCAACATCATCGGCAGCTCCCTTTCGATGCAGAAGGTCTTCAACCGGATGAAGCGGATCATCTCGACCGACTCTACCGTCCTCATATCCGGCGAGTCGGGCACGGGGAAGGAAGTCGTCGCAAAGGCGATCCACTTCAACGGAGAACGCCGCGCAAAGCCGTTCATAGCCGTCCACTGCGGAGCGATTCCGGAAAACCTCCTGGAGAGCGAGCTATTCGGATATGTCAAAGGGGCCTTCACAGGCGCGACACGCGACAAGCTCGGCAAGTTCGAGGCGGCCAACCACGGTACCATCTTCCTGGACGAGATCGGCACCATGCCGATGCTGCTCCAGACGAAGCTCCTGCGCGTGCTTCAGGAGCAGGAGGTGGAGCGGGTGGGCTCCACCCGCCCAATGAAGATCGACGTGCGGGTCATCTCCGCCACCAACCAGAACCTGGCGGAAGAGGTAAAGAGGGGAAACTTCAGGGAAGACCTTTTTTACCGACTCAACGTCATCCCGGTAAACCTCCCGCCGCTCCGCGAGAGGATCGAGGATATCCTCCCCCTCGCCCGCCACTTCCTGGCCAAGTATTGCAAGGAAATGAAACGCCCGCTCATGAACATGTCCAAGGAGGTCGTCGAAGCCCTCGACTCATACGAGTGGCCCGGGAACGTCCGCGAACTGGAGAATGTCATGGAGCGGCTAGTGGCGCTTACCGAAGGAAACATGGTGCACCTGGAGGACCTACCCTCGGCCATCACCAGGTCTCTCGGAAAGAAGGATGATCTTTCAACGAAGGTAACGGCAAAAGGGGTGGACCTGATGAAGACGCTGAACGAGATCGAACGGAAGATGATCGAGGAAGCGCTTGCACTCTCCAAAGGGGTTAAGGCCCGCGCCGCCGCCCTTCTCAACTTGAACCGCACCACCCTCGTCGAAAAAATGCGGCGGCTCGGGATGCCGCTGTAG